GACGATCGTTATTGGCGTTTTGGCCGCTCAGTTGGTTAACCTGATGATCGCTGAACCGGTTGCCAGCTCGGCAACCATGCAGGACATTCTGCAAAGCTGGAATGGACAAGTTGGCTGGCGCTGGATGTTTGGCGCAGAGCTGATTCCGGCGGTGCTGTTTTTATTCCTGATGTTCTTGGTACCAGATTCCCCGCGCTGGTTGGCGAAGGCCGGTAAACAGGACAAAGCGGAACGCATGCTGCGGCGTATCGGTAGTGCCGAATATGCGCGAGAAACGATGGCTGATATTCGTGAAACGCTTGGCGAAAATACGCAGAAAGTGGCGGCAAGTGAGCTCCTGAATCCACGTGTTAGGCCGATTATCGTGATTGGGATCGTGCTGGCGGTTTTCCAGCAGTGGTGCGGGATCAACGTGATCTTTAACTATGCGCAGGAGATCTTTGCTTCAGCCGGTTTCGATATCAACAGCACGCTTAAATCGATAGTGGCTACCGGGTTGATTAATCTGATCTTTACCATTATTGCCTTACCGCTGGTGGATAAGCTGGGGCGTCGCAAATTAATGCTGCTGGGAGCCGCAGGCCTGACCATCATCTATGTGCTGATTGCCGGTGCTTATGCGCTGGGCATTATGGGATTGCCTGTTTTGCTGCTGGTGCTTGCTGCGATTGCGATTTATGCCCTGACGCTTGCGCCGGTGACGTGGGTGTTGCTGTCTGAAATCTTCCCTAACCGCGTGCGCGGTATGGCGATGTCGGTTGGGACTTTGGCGCTGTGGATTGCCTGTTTCTTACTGACTTACACTTTCCCGCTGTTGAATGCGAATTTGGGGGCATCGGGGAGTTTCTTACTTTATGGCATCATCTGTGCGCTCGGGTTTGTGTTTGTATTACGCAGCGTGCCTGAAACCAAAGGTGTTACGCTGGAAGCGCTAGAACATCAGTTGGCGGGGAGTACCAAACCCGTTGAATCAAGCGTGAAACAAGCATGATGGATATCTATACTCTCTCTACCTCGCGGTTTCGGCTGCGGGTGACAGCGCAGTCCGCGGCGATCTTAAGCTTTGATGACGTGCGTAGTGGCACGGAAATTCTTCGGCCTTATCAACAGGCGACTGGGTGGCATCCGGGCGAAAGCGCGTTGTTTCCTATGTTACCTTTGGCGAACCGAGTGCGAGATAATCGCTTTTACTTAGCCGGACGTGAAATTTGTCTGCCGGACAGTGCCTTGGATAACCAATTTTTTTTACACGGCGATGGCTGGCTACAGCGCTGGCAACTGCAAGATTTGAGCTGCACACACATTTCCCTTGGTCTACGAGTGCAACACAGCTGTGGTTTTGATTATTCGGCGAATTTGGTTTATCGGCTCACGGACGAAGGACTCAGCGCGCATCTTACATTACGCCACTGTGGCGTGGAGCCGATGCTTTATGGGCTAGGCTTTCATCCTTTCTTTGTGAAAACACCGCAGACACAAATTCAGTTTTCCTCTTCAGGCTATTGGCCAGAGGGCGAACTGCATTTGCCCTTAGCATGGCAGGGTAACACGCCAGCAGCGCTGGATTTCACCCGCACGAAAGTGCCGGATAATGTGTGGATGAATCAGGGCTATTCGGGGTGGAGTGGCATTGCTCATCTTGTGACGCCGAATCAGCCGACGATTTCGTTACGCAGTTCCGTACCTTATCTGATGCTGTTTCAAATGCCTGATGAACCGTTTATTTGCCTTGAACCGCAAAGCCATCCTGTTGATGCCCATAATATGGATGGACAACCGGGGCTGGTGTTGTTGGGGAAAGGGGAGGTGACGGAGATGGGGATGAGGGTGGAGGTGGGAGACTGATCGGTAGCTGCGTCCTTTTTTATGTTTGAGTAGTGAAGGTTTTCGTCCGCCCATGAGCAAATAGCGCTCTATGAAACCACTGGCGCAGGCGTCCGACGAGAGGTTGCCAGCGCGCAACCTCTCGACTCTCGCGCTTTTTACCGAGTCGTTTGGCCGACCGGTCTCGGAGCGTACATCCTGTACGCCCTCAACCTGCCACCAGCATCCCTGCTGGCGGCTCTAAAATGCACTCTTTAAACATGAAAAGACAAAAGACAAAAGACATTTTTACCTTCTTATCTTTTTATATTATTTCTCTATTTTTTTTAATTGTTTAAGTCTTGGTAGTTAGAGCAGTGGAAACAGGAGGTTTCCACTAGGGGAGGAGGCGCCATGGATGGCGCATGCCGACCCGGCGCGGAGATGGCATTGCGGATAAAAGAGCGCGGGTTAAGGGTGGGCGCTCTGGCCCACCCTTATCGAACGCCTTCAACAGAGTGGCATGTGAAAGCCGCTGCTGATTGGCGGTCGAAACCTTACACAGTGATCACATAATCACATCATCAATCGATGATGCAAAAACCCTCACACTACCTTATGTGGCCCAAAACACTCATAGTGCATACGGTCGGCATCGACGCCTAGTGCTTGTAGTTGCTTGGCGACATGCTGCATAAATCCAACTGGACCACAGAAATAGTAGTGCATTTCTGGGTTATTCAATTTCTCAGCGAGTGGGGTGATATCCATCAATCCCTGATAGTTGAAATCGATATCAATACGATCGTCTGCGCTGGTTTCTTGCAGCCAGACGTGGCTTTGAGCCTGAGGCATTGCGGAGATAATCGTATTAACTTCATCGGCAAAGGCGCGAACCTTGCTGTTTTCTGCTGCGTGTAGCCACTGGATTT
This is a stretch of genomic DNA from Hafnia alvei. It encodes these proteins:
- a CDS encoding sugar porter family MFS transporter produces the protein MKTTQNHLNMSYVWMICLVAACGGLLFGYDWVVIGGAKPFYEAYFGITDPAQSGWAMSSALAGCVFGALISGWCADRFGRKLPLIISAILFSASAWGTAVATHFDWFVFYRIVGGVGIGLASALSPMYIAEVSPAEKRGKFVAINQLTIVIGVLAAQLVNLMIAEPVASSATMQDILQSWNGQVGWRWMFGAELIPAVLFLFLMFLVPDSPRWLAKAGKQDKAERMLRRIGSAEYARETMADIRETLGENTQKVAASELLNPRVRPIIVIGIVLAVFQQWCGINVIFNYAQEIFASAGFDINSTLKSIVATGLINLIFTIIALPLVDKLGRRKLMLLGAAGLTIIYVLIAGAYALGIMGLPVLLLVLAAIAIYALTLAPVTWVLLSEIFPNRVRGMAMSVGTLALWIACFLLTYTFPLLNANLGASGSFLLYGIICALGFVFVLRSVPETKGVTLEALEHQLAGSTKPVESSVKQA
- a CDS encoding aldose 1-epimerase — protein: MMDIYTLSTSRFRLRVTAQSAAILSFDDVRSGTEILRPYQQATGWHPGESALFPMLPLANRVRDNRFYLAGREICLPDSALDNQFFLHGDGWLQRWQLQDLSCTHISLGLRVQHSCGFDYSANLVYRLTDEGLSAHLTLRHCGVEPMLYGLGFHPFFVKTPQTQIQFSSSGYWPEGELHLPLAWQGNTPAALDFTRTKVPDNVWMNQGYSGWSGIAHLVTPNQPTISLRSSVPYLMLFQMPDEPFICLEPQSHPVDAHNMDGQPGLVLLGKGEVTEMGMRVEVGD